The following are encoded in a window of Colletotrichum lupini chromosome 3, complete sequence genomic DNA:
- a CDS encoding alpha-glucuronidase A, whose translation MRGNENIRRFFVHLLLPYSIICFEATPLFSSFYYNELQTPNDNSCPPVKTQDERGHIVEGSIEVVREDVRLVVRPQWSPPELPHTQAMDEYVGFPFSLNTMVNPIRSSPLSAGCIGNPGTLGDFGLDKAWVVGKMMFSCSWSCESRRSGNPTPSAPLASFGASASLQLVLLASSTSFHRLHVMWKLLFLASLGLVAAEDGLDGWLRYARLPECKSSGVAESLPSTVIGLNATENGPIASALSELTKGYQGILGKDVSIGQDACAAASVVIATVDDYVAACGSEGIQADLIEDGFWLSVKGDGVKILGQNERGALYGTFEYLSLLAQGNFTEVTYATNPSAPVRWANQWDNMDGTGTHGSIERGYGGVSIFFENLKVVTDMTRVSQYGRLLASARINGIIVNNVNANAILLSPENMDGLKRIADAFRPWGVQVGISLNFASPQTYGNLSTFDPLDETVIAWWGNVTDELYARIPDMAGYLVKANSEGQPGPLTYNRTLADGANLFAKELKNHGSKKGIVMFRAFVYDHLTLNQSDWRADRANAQVEFFKHLDGQFDDNVIVQIKYGAIDFQVREPVSPLFANLKNTSMAIELQISQEYLGQQDHLVYLPPLWKTILDFDLRIDGQPSVVSDILSGKRLNRPLGGYAGVINVGANSTWLGSHLAMSNLYAYGRLAWSPADDVVAIVQDWTRLTFGVDRKIVDTITKMSMESWPAYESYSGNLGIQTLTDILYAHYGPSPRSQDGNSWGQWTRADGDSIGMDRTVKNGTRNAGQYPPEVAVMYEEIETTPDDLLLWFHHVPYTHKLKSGKTVIQHFYDAHYDGSATAQTFVPQWESLKGLIDEERFEHVLFKLKYQAGHSLVWRDSINNFYWNKSSIPDEAGRVGNYKYRIEAEHMTLDGYKVVDVDPFEAASGYKAIVTSSNTTAGTASATVEFETGTYTLAVNYFDVIRGKCSYVAYINDVVVGQWRGNSEEKLGHWPSEFLDGHSAIRVNFPGIKVTKGDTLKIVGTPDGPEVAPLDYSTFKIYEFFMIIYLHLNQIVYILANLLGNRKRIVMQVSWILTSSPKFSSSRRLSRVKPAASALHKAKYVASINEASPNMLPTPDTSHVPFERVYEPAEDSYLLLDTLSASSETSFLTSRFGGETSSSSSSKSRPAAPLVVEIGTGSGVVIAFLAAHAATLFGTPTVLTAGIDLNGHACHATTSTVRRAVADNPSTASPPSLWLGASLGDLTTPLRPASVDVLVFNPPYVPSPELPAQSSATLVADAGTKTTFDEDSYLLSLSYAGGRDGMETTDRLIEALPGVLSARGCAYILLCAQNKPDEVKGRIEGFGGGWRAVMVGESGKKAGWEKLQIIRVWRETEMEEQST comes from the exons aTGCGGGGAAATGAGAACATCAGACGTTTCTTCGTTCACTTGCTATTGCCTTACTCAATCATTTGTTTTGAGGCTACACCGTTGTTTTCATCCTTCTATTACAACGAGCT CCAGACACCCAACGATAATTCCTGCCCCCCAGTCAAG ACTCAAGATGAAAGGGGTCACATTGTCGAAGGATCCATTGAAGTCGTTCGGGAAGACGTTAGATTGGTAGTCCGACCTCAATGGTCTCCCCCAGAGCTTCCCCACACCCAAGCCATGGATGAATATGTCGGCTTTCCTTTTAGCCTGAATACCATGGTCAACCCCATCCGCTCATCACCGCTGTCGGCCGGTTGCATTGGGAACCCGGGAACCCTTGGAGACTTCGGACTTGACAAGGCCTGGGTTGTGGGAAAAATGATGTTTTCCTGTTCCTGGTCCTGCGAGTCCCGCAGATCTGGGAATCCCACCCCAAGTGCACCGCTCGC GTCTTTTGGAGCAAGTGCTTCTCTCCAACTGGTTCTTCTCGCCAGCAGCACCTCTTTCCACCGACTGCACGTCATGTGGAAGCTTCTTTTCCTTGCCTCTCTCGGCCTCGTTGCCGCAGAGGACGGCCTCGACGGCTGGTTGCGTTACGCTCGCCTACCAGAGTGCAAGTCTTCCGGCGTTGCCGAATCTCTTCCCTCTACCGTCATCGGTCTCAATGCGACAGAAAATGGCCCAATTGCTTCCGCCTTGTCCGAATTGACCAAGGGTTACCAAGGCATCCTCGGTAAAGACGTCTCTATCGGCCAGGACGCCTGTGCTGCTGCTTCCGTTGTCATTGCTACTGTCGACGACTACGTTGCTGCTTGTGGAAGTGAGGGCATTCAAGCGGACCTCATTGAGGATGGCTTCTGGCTTAGCGTCAAGGGTGATGGTGTCAAGATTCTGGGACAGAACGAGAGGGGTGCTCTCTACGGTACTTTTGAGTACCTGAGCCTGTTGGCCCAGGGCAACTTCACCGAGGTGACTTATGCGACAAACCCTTCTGCTCCTGTCAGATGGGCAAACCAATGGGACAACATGGATGGCACAGGAACTCATGGCAGCATTGAGCGTGGT TACGGAGGTGTTTCCATCTTCTTCGAGAACCTCAAGGTCGTCACCGACATGACCCGCGTCTCCCAGTACGGCCGTCTGCTGGCGTCCGCCAGAATCAACGGTATCATCGTCAACAACGTCAACGCCAATGCCATCCTCCTCTCCCCCGAGAACATGGACGGGTTGAAGAGGATTGCCGACGCTTTCAGGCCATGGGGTGTTCAGGTGGGCATCTCCCTCAACTTCGCCTCACCCCAGACATACGGCAACCTTTCCACTTTCGACCCCCTCGACGAGACTGTCATTGCCTGGTGGGGAAATGTCACCGATGAGCTCTACGCGCGCATTCCCGATATGGCTGGATACCTGGTCAAGGCCAACTCAGAGGGTCAGCCCGGCCCCCTGACCTACAACAGGACGCTGGCAGATGGCGCCAACCTCTTCGCCAAGGAGCTCAAGAACCACGGCTCCAAGAAGGGCATCGTCATGTTCAGGGCCTTTGTCTACGACCATCTCACGCTGAACCAGTCCGATTGGCGCGCTGATCGTGCCAACGCCCAGGTCGAGTTCTTCAAGCACCTCGACGGCCAATTCGATGACAACGTCATTGTCCAGATCAAGTACGGCGCCATTGACTTCCAGGTCCGGGAGCCCGTGTCGCCCCTGTTTGCCAACTTGAAGAACACAAGCATGGCCATCGAGCTGCAGATCTCCCAGGAGTATCTCGGCCAGCAGGATCACTTGGTCTACCTCCCTCCTCTCTGGAAGACGATCCTCGACTTTGATTTGCGCATTGACGGTCAGCCTTCTGTTGTTAGTGACATTCTTTCTGGCAAGCGCCTCAACAGGCCTCTCGGCGGCTACGCTGGTGTCATCAATGTCGGCGCGAACTCGACATGGCTGGGAAGCCATCTGGCTATGTCCAACCTCTACGCCTACGGCAGACTTGCGTGGAGCCCTGCTGACGACGTTGTTGCCATTGTCCAAGACTGGACCCGTCTGACATTCGGTGTTGACCGCAAGATCGTCGACACCATTACCAAGATGTCCATGGAGAGCTGGCCCGCCTACGAGAGCTACAGCGGCAATCTGGGCATCCAGACCTTGACTGATATCCTCTACGCTCACTACGGTCCTAG CCCGCGCAGCCAAGACGGCAACAGTTGGGGCCAGTGGACCAGAGCAGACGGAGACAGCATCGGAATGGACCGTACTGTGAAGAACGGCACGAGGAACGCAGGGCAGTACCCTCCCGAGGTGGCGGTCATGTACGAGGAGATCGAGACGACCCCCGACGACCTGCTCCTCTGGTTCCACCACGTGCCCTATACGCACAAGCTCAAGAGCGGCAAGACGGTCATTCAGCACTTTTACGACGCGCACTACGACGGCTCGGCTACGGCGCAGACATTTGTGCCGCAGTGGGAGTCCCTCAAAGGTCTCATCGACGAGGAGCGCTTCGAGCACGTGCTCTTCAAGCTCAAGTACCAGGCCGGTCATTCCCTCGTCTGGCGCGATTCCATCAACAACTTTTACTGGAATAAGTCGAGCATCCCCGACGAGGCGGGACGCGTGGGCAACTACAAGTACCGCATCGAGGCCGAGCACATGACGCTCGACGGATACAAGGTCGTCGACGTCGACCCCTTTGAGGCGGCGTCGGGTTACAAGGCCATCGTGACGAGCTCCAACACGACGGCCGGAACGGCATCCGCCACGGTCGAGTTCGAGACCGGAACATACACCCTCGCTGTCAATTACTTTGACGTCATTAGAGGAAAGTGCTCGTACGTCGCGTACATCAATGATGTCGTCGTCGGCCAGTGGAGGGGTAACAGCGAGGAGAAGTTGGGCCACTGGCCGTCCGAGTTCTTGGATGGACACTCTGCCATCCGCGTCAACTTCCCTGGCATCAAGGTGACCAAGGGCGATACGCTGAAGATTGTCGGTACGCCtgacgggcccgaggtcgctCCTTTGGACTAT TCAACATTCAAGATTTATGAATTCTTCATGATTATATATTTACATCTCAATCAAATTGTGTACATTTTGGCAAATCTTCTTGGTAACCGCAAACGCATTGTAATGCAA GTATCTTGGATTTTGACCTCATCCCCGAAATTTTCATCTAGCCGTCGTCTCTCGAGGGTCAAACCAGCAGCAAGCGCCCTTCACAAAGCCAAGTACGTAGCAAGTATCAACGAA GCCTCACCCAACATGCTGCCCACACCAGATACCTCCCACGTTCCGTTTGAGCGTGTGTACGAGCCAGCAGAGGACTCGTACCTCCTCCTGGATACCCTCTCAGCCTCGTCAGAAACCTCATTCCTCACATCACGCTTTGGCGGCGaaacatcatcatcatcatcatcaaagTCAAGACCGGCAGCCCCACTGGTAGTCGAAATCGGCACCGGCTCCGGCGTCGTGATAGCCTTCCTCGCCGCCCACGCAGCAACCCTCTTCGGCACACCCACCGTCCTCACCGCAGGCATCGACCTAAACGGCCACGCCTGCCACGCCACAACCTCCACCGTCCGCCGCGCCGTCGCCGACAACCCGTCCACGGCctcccctccctccctcTGGCTCGGTGCCTCCCTGGGCGACCTCACGACCCCGCTGCGTCCGGCAAGCGTCGACGTCCTCGTCTTCAACCCGCCCTACGTCCCGTCCCCGGAGCTCCCCGCGCAGTCTTCAGCCACGCTCGTCGCGGACGCCGGCACAAAGACGACGTTTGACGAGGATTCGTATCTGCTTTCGCTGTCGTACGCGGGCGGGCGGGACGGTATGGAGACGACGGATCGGTTGATTGAGGCGCTGCCTGGGGTCTTGAGCGCGAGGGGGTGCGCTTACATTCTGCTGTGTGCGCAGAACAAGCCGGACGAGGTCAAGGGCCGGATTGAAGGGTTCGGGGGCGGGTGGAGGGCTGTCATGGTTGGGGAGAGCGGGAAGAAGGCTGGGTGGGAGAAGTTGCAGATCATTAGGGTGTGGAGGGAGACAGAGATGGAGGAACAGTCTACATAG